aaatcaAGACACCCTGAACATCATGCAGAGTACGAGAAAGACACGGCGGCGGcaacggcaacagcagcagcgaAAAGAAAAGTAGCTCCCAGTCCTAGGACACCCACTCCATCTGTGGCTGACTTCTTAGAAAAGTCAAAAAAGTTTGCCAATGACAGTGCCAAAGCTAAAGGTATTACTAAAAGGATAATGGAATTCACCGCATTGGATGATCAACCATTCTCTGTTGTAGAGGATGTTGGATTTCGCAGGCTTATAGACCATATTGAGCCCCGTTACACCATCCCTAGTAGACGGCATTTCTCAGACGTGTGCTTACCTGAGATGTATAACGTCGTTTCAACTAACGTCCATGAGCTTTTGGCTACAGATATTGCAGCCCTCAGCTTCACGACTGATATTTGGAGCTCGGATGTGAGCCCCACTAGTATGCTGAGTTTAACTGCGCAGTGGATCGACAAAGATTTCAAGCTACAAAAGATTGTGCTTCACTCACAAGAGTTTAGAGGGTCCCATACAGCTGTAGCCATATCTGAGGCGTTCGCCAACATGTTTGACACTTGGCGTATCGACCGATCTAAAGTGCATGCGGTAGTCAGTGACAACGCAAGAAATATGGCTAAAGCCATGGAAGATAGCAATCTGAAAGGAATACGGTGTATGGCACACACAATTCAACTGGCGGTCAACGAGGGATTGTTGAGTCAGCGCAGTATAGCAGATGTGATAGCAATAGGCAGGAAAATTGTTGGCCATTTTAAACATTCACCGCTTGCCTATGCGCGCCTACAATCTATCCAAGAACAGTTCGGAATGCCACAAAAACGTTTCCAACAAGATGTGAGCACAAGGTGGAACAGTACATATTATATGCTGGAAAGCCTTTTTGCGCAAAAGCGAGTCTTGGCTACATACATAGCAGATCATGACCTGCCCGCGACATTCACCGCATACCAGTGGGTGTTAATCGAGAACGTTCTCTCTCTTCTCGCCCCCTTTGAGCAGATAACAAAAGAGATAAGCTCATCTGATGCATCTGTGGCAGACGTCATACCCTTACTTGCAGCACTAAAGCGTCTTTTAAACAAAGAGGCTGAAACAGACCACGGAGTGAAAACGACTAAAAGTGCGCTCTTAGAAGCTGTCAGCACACGATTTAGTCAGGCGGACTCAGAACCCCTGTACTGCATCGCGACTGTGCTTGATCCAAGATATAAAGATCATTACTTGGATGTGGGGAAAAAGATTCGCACACGAGAAATGATCCAGGCTGAGTTGGATTTGGGAAAGCCGCTAGGTGATGGAGACGGTCAGGTGATGCACAGCGCAGGAGATGAAAACAGCGCAGAGAGTAAACGGGCTCGTACTACAGATGAGCCGCGCACAGTCTCGCTGTCTGACATGTTCGATGAGATCCTCCAAGAGAATAACCCATTTGCAAGACAGAGGACAAGCTCGACCGCTCAACAGTTAGATGGGTATCTCTCAGAAGTCCCCATCCCCAGGAGCAATAACCCTCTCGAATTTTGGAGGACCAATCAAGGCCGCTTTCCCGACCTGGCGCAGATGGCACGCAGGTAGGCTACTTGTATGGGAAATTaatttaagattttatttatattttggattatggtaacactttataagtAGTTtctatttttaacattaactaacaatgaaaaacccttattaaaagcatttattaatcttaatgttaacatttactaatacagtATTAAAATTAAGtatcacatttgtaatttttgaattaaaagtaTCAAAAGTGGTAGGCCTATTTGTTAAAATTGTTAATGCACTtatactaacatgaactaaatatttttttattatcttacattaacgaagattaataaataccataacaaatgtattgctcattgttagttaatgcaataatgttaacaaacattgtaaagtgttactacctatattttatattgtattttgtgAAAATTTATTTTCAGTGTAGTAAAATAGTAGGCCTACACTAGGTTTCAACCATTTCATTATCTTGAAGACATTGTTCGTTTTGAAATGAGCAACTGTCAGAAAACTGCAATAAAATTTTCAACTATTCTGCAGGTACTTGTCTGCTCCATGCACAAGCACCGACAGTGAGAGACTGTTTAGTGCTGCATCTCATGTCATCGATGAGAAGAGGAACCGACTTTCATGTGAGAAAGCAGAGAAGCTACTTTTCATAAAGAAGAACCTGCCACTTTTCCTGAAGAAGTAGGCTAAGTAGGCTTATGTCTAGGACAGTTATTCATTTGTTGTGGGTTCATCCACATTTTTTGCACTATTCAAtgcacatttgttgttgtagaCATACAGAATTGCATTCTTTCAGCAGTCAGTTATAGGCCTAACATAGGCTATTCAAGAAGGGGGGCTTCAAAGAtggctgaattttttttttttttttttttactaatttatttattttaagttatattgTGCTTTGTTTGTATACTATTTGCTGGAATGTTCAAAAATGTTCAgtgttaaataaatattttgaaattgtatttttgttatttgatttatttatctgAAAAGCAACACAAAATAGTAAAAAGCAaatttttactatttaattATTGTAATGGTGAAAAAATTGgcaaaataaatggaaaaaatgcGATACACCGCGTTCGGTATTCGGCCTTCGGCCTTCGGCCAAGCATTTCATTATTATTCGGCTTCGGCTTCGGCCAAGAATTTCatttcggtgcatccctactgCCACCGCCATGCTTCACAGTAGGTAtggtgtgttttgggtggtgtGCTGTGTTTGCTTTTCACCAAACATTGTGCTGAAAGAAAGAAGCATTTCCTGGAAAAGTGCCACACTCAGTCTCGCttgcactataaaaaaaaaaaaataaataaataaaaaaaacacacctaGAAAACTCTAATGGCATCTGGCAAAAGGTGCTATGGTCTGGTGTGACCAAAAATGACCTTTCTGGACTGAACTCCAAGCGCTATATTTGGTGAAAAGCAAACACAGCacaccacccaaaacacaccaTACCTACTGTGAAGCATGTTGTGGGGGTGTTTCTCTTCAGCGAAGCAATTGGGCAGGATTGGAGGGAAAAGTGCATCCAAATTCGTGAGGAAAACCTGCTAAACAGCTGAAGATGGGCAGGTCATtcaccttccaacaagacaatgatcctaaacatacCACCAAACGAACAACGCAATTGCTGAAGGATAGGAATGAGAATGTCCTTGAGTGACCAagtcagagccctgacttaaattCGATAGAAAATCTGTGGATGAACTTGAAGAGAGCAGTCCATTGCCGCTCACCACAGAATTTGACTGAACTTGAGCAAATCTGCAAGAATAGGCAAATATTCCCCAATCTAGGTGTGCGAAGCTAGTACAGACACATCCAAAAAGAttaatggttgtaattcaaggaAAAGGTGTCTCTACGAAGTATTAAATCAGGAGACTGATTACATTTACATCCCTTTCATTTGGTAAAGTttggcagttttgatttatatgctgtatTGTATTGTTTGATGATCGCATTATTTAACATAtgcataagcaatgcttctATCACTTGTTTCTACTTCTTTGCTTGTTTGTGGATCCAGAAATTCTGTActttcagaagatgcataatagcgccccctacagTGAAAGAGTGAAAATATGAATTGCCAGAAGACTTTGTCAATCATGATTAACTTGCAAGAGCTTTAGCTTGCACACCTTTCCAAAATTTGTGACATTAATCAGAATATATCTAACCAAACCATTGAATAAATCTTGGATATGTAAAAgcaattttaaaaaagttataaagaaaaaatctcaaaataatATTGCAATATAAACCCTGCATTATATAAAGATATGCATTAACTTGCGGTAATGACTGACAagattattcaattattcaaaTATGCAGAATTGAAAATGTACATAATAATTCCATAATTAATATAGCAATAATTATTTGGAGTGTGAAAATGTCCAGCACAGATTAGATCTTAATTAGTGAATGTGTTCATCCTATAAAAATCTACAAGAGCAGCTCTATAATGCAGAATATTTAAGGATGCTGTTCCTGTAGGTTTGTAAGGTGTGACTCTTCTCCTGAAGTGATCATTCAGAGTCAAACGTTCACTGGTTCAGACAAGCATCGCGGCTCTGCAGttgttatgtgtgtgtgtttattagaGCATGAACACTCACTGTTGTCCCCTAGCTGCAGTGTCAAATTCCTGCAGTGCAGGACATTGAGTCGTCTCCCGTTACTGGAGGCAAACGGTGAATACATGTCTGCAAGAGGACACTTAGGTTAACATCTCAAACAAGCTTcacacatactgtagcaacaacATTAATGAACACCTTATCATCTCATACCAGCAGTCAAAATTTGGACACATTTGACTGAAACTGTTTGTCATGATCTTAAATACCACAAACTAAATTTGCATTCTCACCACTGGACTGGTTCCTGTATTTCTCTGTTTGCTGTTTTTCTCGGAGCAGCAGACCCAGAGCCGCCTGACAAAGCACCTCACCAGACGGCCTCTGAACTGCTGGGAACAGCTGATCGTAGTGCTGTGGGATGAAACTGGTGTGAACGTTTCCTGCCTCGAACTCTGGATGCCCCGAAAGACTCAGTAAGAAGTCGATGTTGGTGTTGAGACCCACAATCTGTAAAATGTACACTTGTTAAACTTTTAcagaacaaaaaacacaattttcacATGCCAAAAAATTTGGAACACATGAAAAACATACTTTGCACATGGGGAACGTGATATAtatgatatagatatatatagatatagtgAAAGAAATCTAATTAAGTTGCGCAGtactgttgtttttaaatgccTTGGTAGTTAATGGTTAGAATTTTATGTATGGTATAATGTacagttgtgaggtggagccacTATGGATCAAACTTGTTGGTTTAggacatcccacagatgctcaattggattgagatctgagCAACTTGGAGGCCAacatgttcctcaaaccattcctgaacaattTGTGCAGTGTGGCagggcacattatcctgctgactTGTGCCAGTAGACCTTCTGTTGGCACGGACCAGACTGGATAGCCTCTGTTGCTCTCATGCAAAGATTAGCTTTGGATGCCCACACCCTGTTGCCGGTTTGTGGTTTTTCCCTCCTCAGACCACTGTTGGGAAATTCTCACCACTGCTGACAACTACTAGCCTTTCCGTTTTAAAGATACTTTGACCcaatttggtccttgtcaaaGTTGTTCAGATTGTTATTTCTGTCCATTTCTCCTGCATCCAACACGTTAATTATGAGAACTGATTGTTTGCTTACCTTCTAATCTATCCATCCTTTATATCATCAGTGTACATCAAGTCAGTTATCATCACAGAATAAACTGACAGGGTGATCAGGATAGGTCTTGTATCACCATGAATGGGTTTGCTTTGCGATAACAACCGACTGGATGTACATGATTTTGCTTATTACATGGCTACTTCCTATGCAAGTAAATAATTTGACACATTTTCAATACAGTTGATAAATATAACAGAGATGCAACACGGCAGCAGATGCATTTGTATGAATCGAGCCAGAGTGAGTCCAGTGCGATGTGAGGGACACTGAAGACACACAGACTTCAGATACCCAGATGGCCGGTATGTTATTCAGCGTTGCTATTGACAACGGTTGTAATAGGGGAATAACATACCTCAGAATGTAGCgactaaccaatcagaatcaagtatttcaGAAAGCTGTGTAATAATTGGGAAATAAAATACACATAACATAATGATCCACTGCATTACACCAAAATATATAGAAGTACATGTGCGGCTACATTTACTGTTGTCATTTCATAAGGATCCATGCTATTGGAAGATTTGGGCAAAAGCGAGAAAGTTCCTAGCGCAACGCAAATTAGCCactctgaccaacaggaagcTTCTGTATCTGTATTGCTGCAGTGCTGACGATGAACAATGGACCTTTTTTGCCGGTGAAAATTTTGAACAGGATTAACCAAAACCATTAAATAACATATTCAATACTCGAAATAAAATAggtacttaaaggtgctaaaataTCAGTGCTTGTGGATGAGAATGTGTGCTTACATTGTATTGTCGTAGACAGTATCTGAGTCTTTTCAGAGCGGCTGAGCGATCTTCTCCCCAAACCACCAGTTTAGCGATCATGGGGTCATAATGGGCAGACACTTCATCACCTTAGACATTATGAACAGACATACAGAAGTTACCAACCAATACCAATTCATGAATAATCTTTAtctaaaaataactttattaaagAATAAATATGAGCACTTATCATTTACTTAAGCATTTATTAAGAACTTAAGTATTAATCAAGTGCAGCACATCATTGTCCAGGAGTGTAATTCTGGATTATGTACtactactgtagcaggctgagagttgggggcgtggctactgtagcaggcggaGCCACAGGGTGTTTAGCTGCTGTGGGACCATGACTGATGCCTCACGATGGAAAGACATTCAGCTTCGGTTACTGAAGTGCAAGCCAAAGTTCACGGCATTTAGACCTTCAAAGATTAAACAGGTCATGAACAGGTCAATGCGAACTGGGCATTGGGATGCTACATGCTACAATGGACGCTTCAATACAACATCATATGCACCCGTTCAGAAAGACAAATGTACCAGTTTGTATCATTTACTTTGATGTGCCTTAAACAGTTGTGGCACATCATGTCAA
The nucleotide sequence above comes from Chanodichthys erythropterus isolate Z2021 chromosome 10, ASM2448905v1, whole genome shotgun sequence. Encoded proteins:
- the LOC137027615 gene encoding E3 SUMO-protein ligase ZBED1-like; translated protein: MIQAELDLGKPLGDGDGQVMHSAGDENSAESKRARTTDEPRTVSLSDMFDEILQENNPFARQRTSSTAQQLDGYLSEVPIPRSNNPLEFWRTNQGRFPDLAQMARRYLSAPCTSTDSERLFSAASHVIDEKRNRLSCEKAEKLLFIKKNLPLFLKK